From the Polynucleobacter sp. MWH-UH35A genome, one window contains:
- a CDS encoding TorF family putative porin, producing the protein MKTIHKTAISAAAVALLTGLASSAAFAADEPAAPEVSPVTANVTVTNNYIYRGLTQSNYKPAIQGGFDYAHESGLYIGNWNSSISWVSDSAIAKSAPIEMDFYGGFKKDLIAEGFASDFGILQYYYPTNGISTASGYVNPNTTELYVAQNATFGPVTGFLKFSYSLSNTFGTNNSTGSNYTDLTANYDTGFYGITVNAHAGFQKIAGQYYSAGQASLSYADWKLGLTKDFGGGLSASAAYVGTNVKQGSGSYAGVYAYSVPGGRTQGGNTGLISLTKTF; encoded by the coding sequence ATGAAAACCATTCACAAGACAGCAATCTCTGCAGCAGCAGTAGCTTTGTTAACAGGTCTTGCATCTTCAGCGGCCTTTGCTGCGGATGAGCCAGCGGCACCAGAGGTAAGCCCAGTTACAGCAAACGTTACCGTAACAAACAACTACATCTACCGTGGCTTGACACAATCTAACTACAAGCCAGCTATTCAAGGTGGCTTTGACTACGCTCATGAGAGCGGTTTATATATTGGTAACTGGAACTCATCGATTAGCTGGGTATCAGATAGTGCTATTGCTAAAAGCGCACCAATTGAGATGGATTTTTACGGCGGCTTTAAGAAAGATTTAATTGCTGAAGGCTTTGCTTCTGATTTCGGTATCTTGCAGTACTACTATCCAACAAACGGCATTAGCACTGCTAGTGGATATGTAAACCCTAATACAACTGAACTATATGTAGCTCAGAATGCTACGTTCGGACCCGTTACAGGTTTCCTCAAATTCTCCTACTCATTGAGTAATACTTTTGGAACTAACAACAGTACTGGATCCAACTATACCGATTTAACTGCAAACTACGATACTGGTTTTTATGGCATCACAGTAAATGCACATGCTGGTTTCCAAAAGATTGCTGGTCAGTATTACAGCGCAGGTCAAGCATCACTTAGCTACGCCGACTGGAAGTTAGGTTTAACTAAAGATTTCGGCGGTGGCTTATCTGCCTCAGCAGCATATGTTGGCACTAACGTTAAGCAAGGTAGTGGCTCTTATGCTGGTGTTTATGCCTATTCAGTTCCAGGTGGCAGAACGCAAGGTGGCAATACTGGTCTGATTTCTTTGACTAAAACTTTCTAA
- a CDS encoding accessory factor UbiK family protein, with protein MQKPGEILEQIQRIANDMQNKVGDAIRNSPAQEIEKNVRAMMNQGFQKMDLVTREEFELQTKVLTKTREKLEALEAKVAALEKQ; from the coding sequence ATGCAAAAACCTGGCGAAATCCTCGAGCAAATCCAACGTATCGCTAACGATATGCAGAATAAAGTTGGTGATGCAATCCGCAATTCGCCAGCTCAAGAAATTGAGAAAAATGTTCGCGCTATGATGAACCAAGGATTTCAGAAAATGGATTTGGTAACACGTGAAGAGTTTGAACTTCAAACCAAAGTACTTACGAAGACACGTGAAAAATTAGAAGCACTTGAAGCTAAAGTTGCTGCACTTGAAAAACAGTAA
- the lipA gene encoding lipoyl synthase has protein sequence MTTNKPETNPAIEVRQDLNYDASRKQKSSEKTARIPIKIVPLEEVLKKPDWIRVKAASNNSRFSEIKKILRENELVTVCEEASCPNIGECFGKGTATFMIMGDKCTRRCPFCDVGHGRPDPLDIKEPANLARTIAALKLNYVVITSVDRDDLRDGGAMHYVECISQSRALSPNTRIEVLVPDFRGRLDKALDIFAEHAPSGLPDVMNHNLETVPRLYKQARPGADYVHSLKLLKDFKERFPHVPTKSGLMVGLGETDEEILEVMRDMRDHNIDMLTIGQYLAPSGHHLPVTRYVHPDVFKMFEEKAYEIGFSHAAVGAMVRSSYHADQQAHGAGVV, from the coding sequence ATGACAACGAATAAGCCTGAAACCAACCCAGCTATTGAGGTGCGCCAAGATCTCAATTACGACGCATCTCGCAAGCAAAAATCGAGCGAGAAGACCGCACGCATTCCGATCAAGATTGTTCCGCTGGAAGAGGTTCTCAAAAAACCGGATTGGATTCGAGTTAAGGCCGCTTCGAATAATTCTCGCTTTTCTGAAATCAAAAAGATTTTGCGTGAGAACGAGTTGGTGACTGTTTGCGAAGAAGCAAGCTGCCCGAATATCGGTGAGTGTTTTGGTAAGGGCACTGCCACATTCATGATCATGGGTGACAAGTGCACCCGTCGTTGTCCATTTTGCGATGTAGGTCACGGTAGACCAGATCCGCTAGATATAAAAGAGCCCGCAAATCTTGCTCGTACTATTGCGGCACTTAAATTGAACTATGTCGTTATCACTAGCGTGGATCGCGATGATCTGCGTGATGGTGGCGCAATGCACTATGTAGAGTGCATTTCTCAATCACGTGCCCTTTCGCCCAATACACGCATTGAGGTATTGGTGCCGGACTTCCGTGGTCGACTTGATAAAGCGTTGGATATTTTTGCTGAGCATGCTCCGAGTGGTTTGCCTGATGTAATGAACCACAACCTCGAGACAGTCCCTCGTTTGTATAAACAGGCTAGACCTGGTGCCGACTACGTGCATTCTCTAAAGCTTTTGAAAGACTTTAAAGAGCGCTTTCCGCATGTCCCGACTAAAAGTGGTTTGATGGTTGGTCTTGGTGAGACTGATGAAGAAATTTTAGAAGTGATGCGTGATATGCGTGATCACAATATCGACATGCTTACTATTGGTCAGTACCTTGCACCTTCAGGACATCATCTGCCTGTTACTCGTTATGTGCATCCTGATGTCTTTAAGATGTTTGAGGAAAAAGCCTATGAAATCGGTTTCTCCCATGCGGCTGTGGGAGCTATGGTGCGTTCAAGCTATCACGCAGATCAACAAGCACATGGAGCAGGGGTTGTTTAG
- the lipB gene encoding lipoyl(octanoyl) transferase LipB → MSVLVKQLGLADYASTYEAMQRFTKERTAETPDEIWILEHPPVFTLGLAGDAGNLHSPSNQIPLVQVDRGGEITYHGPGQIVVYLLLDLRRLGIFVKELVSRIEQALIDTLADFAIEAERHPGAPGIYISEQAGVPPEWVGAKVAALGLKVSKSCSYHGLALNVATDLEAFKRIHPCGYEGLKTVDMKTLGIKDNIGTISQRLLQHLQKQLMPS, encoded by the coding sequence ATGTCAGTTTTAGTAAAACAACTTGGTTTAGCTGATTACGCATCGACGTATGAAGCGATGCAACGTTTTACTAAAGAACGAACTGCCGAAACGCCTGACGAGATTTGGATTTTAGAGCACCCCCCCGTTTTTACTTTAGGTCTTGCTGGAGATGCAGGGAATCTGCATTCACCTAGCAATCAAATTCCACTTGTTCAGGTTGATCGAGGCGGTGAGATTACGTATCACGGACCTGGTCAAATTGTGGTTTACCTATTGCTTGATCTCAGGCGTCTTGGAATATTTGTTAAAGAATTGGTTTCTCGAATCGAACAAGCGCTGATCGATACGCTTGCGGATTTTGCAATTGAGGCTGAAAGACATCCGGGCGCCCCAGGAATTTATATCTCTGAACAGGCTGGAGTACCCCCAGAGTGGGTTGGCGCTAAAGTGGCTGCTTTGGGCCTCAAGGTCTCTAAAAGCTGTTCTTATCACGGCTTAGCGCTCAATGTGGCCACTGACTTAGAAGCTTTTAAGCGTATCCACCCTTGCGGTTATGAGGGTTTAAAGACGGTTGATATGAAAACCCTTGGGATCAAGGACAATATAGGCACTATTAGCCAAAGGCTTTTGCAGCACCTGCAAAAGCAACTGATGCCATCATGA
- a CDS encoding DUF493 family protein produces the protein MAEEKSLIEYPSLFPIKVMGKANPEYLPAIVHIAKQFDPTFDESKVEQRPSKDGNYLGITLPITATSREQLDELYRTLSTHPLVSVVL, from the coding sequence ATGGCCGAAGAAAAATCACTTATTGAGTACCCATCACTATTTCCTATTAAGGTCATGGGTAAAGCAAATCCAGAATATCTACCTGCGATAGTGCATATTGCAAAACAATTTGATCCAACATTCGATGAGAGCAAAGTTGAGCAACGCCCCTCTAAGGATGGAAATTATTTAGGGATAACTTTACCAATCACGGCCACTAGTCGTGAACAGTTGGATGAGTTGTATAGAACACTATCCACTCATCCATTGGTTAGCGTGGTGCTGTAG
- a CDS encoding alpha/beta hydrolase — protein sequence MNSRTKVIHIQGIVGSMEMSIDLPDELKNDPTFAVRGLALVAHPHPLMGGTMDNKVAQTMARAFNQLGYVSVRPNFRGVGGTEGVHDDGVGELDDLLHVTDWMRTPSSWSEFEATTNQSWVASSNTLPLVVSGFSFGSFVGSHLVQRLADLGRPAERLVMVGSAAGKWTLAQVPTDTILIHGELDETIPLIDVLDWARPQELTVQVVPGADHFFHRRLHCIRNIITGAWLGMPDHRQ from the coding sequence ATGAATAGTCGTACAAAAGTAATTCATATACAAGGCATTGTTGGGTCGATGGAAATGTCTATTGATCTTCCAGACGAATTAAAAAATGACCCTACATTCGCAGTGCGTGGTTTAGCTCTTGTTGCGCATCCTCATCCATTGATGGGTGGAACCATGGACAATAAGGTAGCTCAAACTATGGCGCGCGCTTTTAATCAGTTAGGTTACGTGAGTGTTCGTCCTAATTTCCGGGGCGTGGGTGGGACCGAAGGTGTTCATGATGACGGCGTAGGTGAGTTGGATGATTTGCTGCATGTGACCGACTGGATGCGAACCCCCTCAAGCTGGAGCGAATTTGAAGCAACCACAAATCAATCTTGGGTGGCGAGCTCAAATACTTTGCCCTTAGTAGTTTCAGGATTCTCTTTTGGAAGTTTTGTTGGCAGTCATTTAGTACAGAGGCTTGCGGATCTCGGTAGACCGGCTGAGCGCCTTGTGATGGTGGGTAGCGCTGCCGGCAAATGGACCTTAGCTCAAGTTCCAACGGATACGATTTTGATTCATGGCGAATTGGATGAAACTATTCCGTTGATCGATGTTTTAGATTGGGCGCGCCCGCAAGAATTAACTGTTCAAGTGGTTCCTGGCGCCGATCATTTTTTTCATCGTCGATTGCACTGCATTCGCAACATCATCACTGGCGCTTGGTTAGGCATGCCAGACCATCGTCAATAA
- a CDS encoding ferredoxin — translation MSFSHHLFFCLNQRSNGEECCDQHNAFALFDYAKKRVKELGLSGPGKIRVNKAGCLDRCADGPVMVVYPDGIWYTLVDVDDVEEIIQSHLIEGRPVERLQLT, via the coding sequence ATGAGTTTTTCACACCACCTCTTCTTTTGTTTAAATCAACGCAGCAATGGCGAGGAGTGCTGCGATCAGCACAATGCCTTTGCTTTATTTGACTACGCCAAAAAAAGAGTGAAAGAGCTTGGTCTCTCGGGCCCTGGAAAAATTCGGGTAAATAAAGCAGGATGCTTAGATCGCTGTGCTGATGGACCTGTAATGGTGGTCTACCCAGATGGTATTTGGTACACCTTAGTGGATGTGGATGACGTTGAAGAAATTATTCAATCACACTTAATTGAGGGGCGCCCAGTTGAGCGCTTGCAATTGACCTAG
- a CDS encoding VanZ family protein: protein MDQKDQRPRKLVWPLQAMPLARAMSLSYALLILYVSLNPFDFDFKNGIAAWAWVNAPLPRFITLFDVLANILAYIPFGFLVMFAAYPRWRNYVALGIALVLSATLALSVETLQSWLPTRIPSQMDWWANILGGLLGGLLAIPLGPQWLSGSAIRRRFDQWFGLNWAACALFLLFPWSQIYPQSSWLGTGVWGHAIFGSVDWGTLVINHVIQETVITTLCWLGVALLLSLGLRTKAPQWRILNGLLGLTVLIKNLFTALQFGAEFSLIWLTAGALWGMVLGSILLRWALRLKQMTKFWLALICLLGTTIAVNVLPDNPYFIMTLRHWYQGRLLHFNELMQWVSVVWLPLALIWMIRSVTDPKPKH from the coding sequence ATGGATCAAAAAGATCAGCGACCTCGAAAGTTGGTATGGCCTCTTCAGGCTATGCCATTGGCAAGGGCTATGAGCCTAAGCTATGCGCTATTGATCTTATATGTCAGTCTGAACCCCTTTGACTTCGATTTTAAGAATGGCATCGCTGCATGGGCTTGGGTGAATGCCCCATTACCCCGTTTTATTACGCTATTTGATGTATTGGCCAATATCTTGGCATATATCCCATTTGGGTTTTTGGTGATGTTTGCGGCCTATCCCCGTTGGCGCAACTATGTGGCACTTGGAATTGCCTTGGTCTTAAGTGCAACCTTGGCGCTGAGTGTGGAGACTTTGCAGTCTTGGCTCCCCACCCGAATACCTAGTCAGATGGATTGGTGGGCCAATATTTTGGGTGGGCTATTGGGAGGCTTGTTAGCCATTCCTCTTGGGCCTCAATGGCTGTCTGGAAGTGCAATTCGCAGGCGTTTTGATCAATGGTTTGGTCTGAATTGGGCAGCGTGCGCCTTATTTCTTTTATTTCCATGGTCACAAATTTATCCACAAAGCTCTTGGCTGGGGACGGGGGTTTGGGGGCACGCCATCTTTGGCTCAGTAGACTGGGGCACTTTGGTAATCAATCATGTTATTCAAGAAACAGTCATCACCACATTATGTTGGCTTGGCGTTGCATTGCTGCTTTCACTAGGGTTGCGGACTAAAGCTCCGCAGTGGCGCATTCTGAATGGCTTACTTGGTCTGACAGTGTTAATTAAAAACTTGTTCACTGCCCTTCAATTTGGCGCTGAGTTCAGTTTAATTTGGCTTACTGCCGGTGCTCTTTGGGGTATGGTACTGGGCAGCATCCTATTAAGATGGGCCTTGAGGCTAAAGCAAATGACGAAGTTTTGGTTGGCTTTGATTTGTTTGCTCGGCACCACAATCGCAGTCAATGTTTTGCCGGACAATCCCTATTTCATAATGACACTACGGCACTGGTATCAAGGGCGTCTGTTGCACTTTAATGAACTAATGCAGTGGGTTTCAGTAGTATGGTTACCTCTGGCACTTATTTGGATGATTCGCAGTGTCACAGACCCCAAACCAAAGCATTGA